From the Rattus norvegicus strain BN/NHsdMcwi chromosome 15, GRCr8, whole genome shotgun sequence genome, the window TGGGCTCTCAGGAATAATCTAGTATAAGACACAGCTGCCCTACAAGAACGGCCACCCAGAGCAGGGGTGTCTCGGAGCATCCAGGTGAAATGCCCCTTATCTGATTGGTTGAGGAGTCATCGGGAGAGGAGTTTCAGATACTTTATTGGTTTTCAGTCATCCGAGGCAAGCTGCAAGACTCTTCTGGCACAGGAGTTCCTGTCATAGGGCAGTACGTCACACAATGGCATGGATGATGACTGACTATTTAAAGTAGCTGAGACAGCCTGAGAGAGTTTTGGCTGGGGACCCGCAATGCTCTCTGCAGCTGCTGACGTCACCCAGGTTCTGAGAACACAGGTAGCTTTTATTCTGGGAACTTTATAGTTCCCCTGCTGCTCAAACATCACAGTCCGTGTGTGTGGCAAAGAGTATCTCATGTTCTTACTGCCAGGAAAAGCTTATTCCCAGCATCTCAGGCAGATGAGGCCGAGCAGGCAGGAAATCAGTCATCAGCAGAGAGAACTGGTAGGTTCTTTATTACGGATCAAGCCAAATCAGTCATCATAGTTAGGTCTGGTTTTTATCTTGCGTCCTCTGTATATGACATAACATTTGCATGTCAAATGTGATTGGAGGATTGTACTTAAAATAATCAAGAACACAGTAGGGCTTAGATAAATCAAGGCAGCAGATGAAGGaaatgatatttttcttcttttaagtttattttatatatctgaatatcctgtcattgtcttcagacacacagacattggatcccattacagatggttgtgagccaccatgtgtgtgctggaaattgaactcaggacctcttaatcacagagccatctctccagtccttaaaCTTAGTTTCTATAGAACATTCCGTACTTATTTTATAAGGAGATAGTGAATATTTTCCTGAAGAGGTAGATCATAGATTTAGAAGAACTTATGGGAATATTTTAGGCtaagaatataaaaaaaacttTAGTTAATTAAGACAATTATTATACCATTTTTATACCACCAGTATAAAAGACTGAAGATCACAGACACAATGAAATTTCCACACAATAAGCCAAATTTTAAATAGACTTAAAACGTTTGTCCAATAAGGTTTTATGATAATTTTGTAACTTGAAAGGAATGCCCTAGGTaggaatacttaaaaaaaaaaaaacctttccattacttctttgagaatttcccaTCATGCACCACAATCCCACTCAGTACCCTTTATACCCACTCCAGCTTTGCGACTTCCCAtcccacagaagaaaaaaattctcgtTGTGGAAACTGcactgtgtcacagtgtgtcccacagtagtcccttttgtccacacttctttgcttgcaaatgtccATTGCattgagtcattggtctggtacaAGGCCTCTGGCTGCTGCTGTACTATCAGTACTgcatcctcactgggactcctctcagacatCCTGttattgccctgtgtcatggagatcttgtAGCTTTGCATCTGTAGGTCGGGCCCCTTCAAGCAGTTTATCCATGGGGTAGTTTATCCATGGGCCAATTCAAAGTCCTGGATttgggcctgagaggtatctaATCTGGCTACTCTGTTAGTTCACGCACACCCAAaccaccagggcaagctctcctGCCTTGCCCTGACTAGCCTATTCAATACCACAGCCTGCAAAGGGCAGAGCCAGCTTCCCAGAGGTCCTCCAGGCCTGCTCACCCACAATCCCTaatccagggccagctctactgtactGTTCAGGCAAGGTTCAgagcctgctctcctgagtgccacAGTAGGGCCACTGTtggctctcctgctctcattctcgcagggccagctctcccataaATGCCTAAGTGAGGGGTAGGGTCACTTCTGCGCAGCCCTCAGATGTAAACTCATCCCTgagtggcagcccagaccagagaTATCTGCCTTGTCTTTGGTAGTAACAGACCCCTGCTGCTACTGTATTCTTTCAGTTTAATTATTTGCAGCGTTCACATATGATTAAGTTGTAGTGTGGCAGACATGGTTCCTTTCCACTTTATCAGCTAAACCCTCTCAAGTCACGTGCTTAGGGGTAGGTACAGTTCGCAGCATCACTCCAAGAGTATGATCTTAACCGCAGTGTCAGCTGAACTCCGGCTTAAGCTTATCATGGAATAACATAGTCTCCAGTTAGAAGGTCCTTCCTTTAGCTCCAATTACTACCGGGAGAAAAGGAACGAGGGTTGTATGGTGTACTAAGACACTTGTTATGAGAGACCACAGTTTTGGGTTCAAACTCTGTCTTAGAGAACCAGACCTAAGCGTGAACTCAGGTAAACCAACAGGCTGGGTATCTAGCGTCAGTTTCCAAGTTACCTCCCAACAAAACCAGAGCGTAGCTCCAGTTTCTAGGCTAACCCCAACAAGACCTGAGTCTCTTGGTTTATCTCCCCCAACAGGTTAATCCAACGAGCCTGCCCcctgcctaacaaccaccaattcagagggaaggagaagtttatggtttgagtcccagcatcaGCCAATTATGCTAGAGGCCATAGTAGCTCTTCAATGAGATGTTTGCCTGGCTACAAACACTCATCCCATGCTTGCTGCTTTCTATAAAACCTTGCCCAGATAGATGTTCAGGGGCTCCTCTCCACCAAAACCACATCAATCCAGGGGATCTAGGGGCTCGTGGCAGGGTTAGACATTTCCCAGAATTCCCCCAGTAGCAGATTTCCTAGACCACGGGCCTATTTTAGGGTCCTGGTTTGGGGAGGACTTTTCCTTTATAAAGCATAGGGAGTGCCATTTTGGATCTGGCTGCTTCCTGCTGAGAGTGTTGGGGGGGCATTACTTTTAGCTCCTAGGATGGAAGGACTGTGAAAGAAATATCGTCTTTACTTCATCTTGTATGGTGCACTGGGTAGTGTGGGAATGTGACTCAGGAGGAAATTCTGCAAAAAGTTTAAAAGACATAGTGAAAGCGTAAATACGGTAAAACGGTAAGTACGGTAAAGCCATGAATATGAGGATCATCAGGAGCAAAGGGGTGAGTATGAGTACTGGGAGGAGCTACAgtgggaaagaacccagaggccatcCAAAGGAGGGCGCTTGTTGCCGAGTTCTCTGCGTCTTGTCCCCAAGTCTTTGTTTCCTGTCTCAACCAATTTTGATCTGTTGGTGTAGAAGCAGCTTTGTTCGTGGAGGACCACACGGATCTCGCCAGGGGCAGGAGTGTGGAGGTCTAGCCCTCTTTGAGCAAAGAATCGAGTTGATCCTGAATGGGGTTGAGCTGATCTGACATTTCCTTAAGGCTTTCTGAGAGCTGGTGAGGTGAGGCAGAGAAGTTACCTgacgcgccccccccccccccagtccagCTGCTCCTGTTCTGAGACCCTAAGACAAGTTGGACATCTTTCTTAGACTGGGGTTTCGGGAGGATGAGGGAAACAGTAGGTGATCTAAAGCCAGGGGTACAGGTATCTGTCCAGTTAGTTATATGCATACAAACCCAAGAGTCTTGTCTTGTAAGGGAGGCAAGGAATGGGACCAAAGTGAGTTATTTGATCTAGGCTCCTATTTCTAGGGCAGTCCCCCCGCCCCCGTGTGGTGGAGCCAAATGGGGACACCTGTAACTTAGTGTTTAAATGAGTGTCTGTGATTCACCTGGTCATAAGGCAGAGCTTCTGTATTACCTTTATTTGCAATTGCCCTGGGACGCCATAGAACTAGGTGTTGCATTCTCAACACTGGGATTAGGTTTGCTGAGAGGAGAACTGAGGGCGGGGATAAAGGGAATGGCCAACCGGACGATTGTGGAGGTCCCATGCTGGTTGGGTGATGGGCTCAGAGCTACTTGAAACTAGGGATACAGTGCCATGCAAGACCAGAATGTGTAAATTTAATCCAGTTTCCATAACCAGGTTTTATTCTTACAGAAGGCTGTATTGTGAGAGAGATAAACTGTCCTCTTCCTCCAATCTTGtctctataaataaataacattcatATTTGACATGACTATAAACATAACTTTAGGCACATCAGAGAAATTTAATCACTTGTAAGGTGAATGCTCATTAGCTTCTATATCTTAATTgccattgtttttaacagtttATAATCAATTAGAAGCTCTCAGTAGGATTTTAACTAAGGTAACTTAACTTTGCTAAGATTTTGAATTTTAAGAAACAACGGTTTTTGAAAGTCAAGCTCTTTTTACCGTCAAAATAAACATTGACCATAAATACAACCCACGAGGAAACTAGGAACCTCATATCTaaagtgtgggtgctgggaatttagtTAGTTTAAAAAGAATCAGTGCACACCCTTGATCCTGGCACTccgggggcagaggcaggaggatctctgcgtTTGAGACCAGTCAGGAAGGGGTGGATTTGGCTTTACCCTTGctcattgctgttcatcactgaaggaggtcagggcaggaactcaagcagggcaggaacctggaggcaggagctgaggcaggagctaTAGAAGGATTCTGCTtaatggcttgctcctcatgtcttgctcagtctgctttattATAGATCCCAGAACcgccagtccagggatggcattACCCACAgcgacctgggtcctctgcatcaaccactaattaaaaatatgtcctgttggggatttagctcagtggtagagcacttgcctagcaagtgcaaggccctgggttcggtccccagctccgaaaaaaagaaaaaaaagaaaaaaaatatgtcctATAGGCTTCAGTACAGCCTGAttttcaggctttttttttttttaattggtaacGTAATATTTGCTAAGCAAATTTATTAGTAAATCCTCTAGAGCATCAATTTTATTTCTCCAAGTTCCTCTTGCATCAAAAGAACATTTGATTTTGAAGGGTCACATTATGCTATCTGTAAGTTAATAAAGATCATAGGTACAAGCACTCTTCATTTTATGATCAAGCAAAATCAGGTCGGCCAGAGACGGTATCTGCATCAACCAATATCTAGATTTTCTCTGTCTCGGTTTGGGAGCCGAACTGCACAAAAACTTATTATACCCACACTCAATTTATGTGTATCCACAGATGGGAACGGACAACTTGAAAAACGTAATAAGTAATTTTACCTTTACATGTCCCCTTTGGCCTCCCTTCTAAAAGTGTAAGTACTTAGAACCTAGGGAACGTTCAACAGAGAACGATAAAGCAGACATTTAAAGGGATCAGAAAGTGGGAACTGTGAGTCTGAGGGGACGGGTGGTCTGGGAGACCCATCCCAGGACCTGCTTTCCTGAATTTCACCAGCAGCAGATTTCCTGAAACCCTGGGCCTGTTTTAGGAGCCCGGCTGTGGGTGTGGGGGAGCAGATTTTCCTCtagtatttctctctctgtgtgaatcAGCTGGAGGCCGTCATGCAGAGGCCTCTCTGCTTGGGGCTGCACCTGTCACACTTCAGCCTCCAGCTCCACAGTCTGCTCTAATCCTCCATTTCTCTCTACCTGTGCTCTGTGCCACCCTCAGCGCGCTCCCCCTTCCCGCTCCCAGCTCATCCATCTCCACACAGAGCATTTCTGCTTCCGACTCCTGTGTGTCCCACTGCGCAGCCCGTGTGGGCCCCCATCTCTCTCCTGCCTTTGGCCAGCCCTTGGCCAGCCCTCTCCAGTTAGTTGTTCCATGTGGCATTGCAGGTGTGGGGGAGGGCACACTCTGCGGTGTCTCCTGCTGATCTTGGCCCTAACACCCTCACCATGTGCTGTGGACGTGCTCATGGGCTCTCCTGCCTGCTTCTTTGTGGGGGTTCTCACCTGGATTGTTAAGTTCATTGTCTAGCTATTATCTCTTTTAGGAATAAAGATTATTGTTTATTATCCtggctgtttttcttttattcccttGGACCAGAAGGGCTTCTAATTCACTGCCTTATGTGGAACCTTGTTTTATTCTTATGAGTTAatattttccccttccctccccttcttcctccacccttccttctcatccccctccttcccctttcctttctgggGTACTAGGGATGGAACTCGGGGCTCACATGTGCCAAGCAAGCACTCTGACATTGAGATCTAGCTCTTAGGTGTGATCTTTTAACTATGAGATTCTCATGGACCCGTTTCCTGACCCGAGACTCGGGTACTAGAAATTCACGGTGTCTAGCTGGGCTTCCTGTCATCCTCTGCTGGCAGCCTTGGCTGTCTAAgaggtgtgtgtggtggaggGGGGGCGAggttgggaggtgggggaaggtgGGGGCGAGTGGGAGGGTGAGGGTAAGAAATCGTCTCATTAATGTCACCACCGTGAAGTGGAAATGGACTCTTTCCGCCAGGGCGGCAGGATCAGGATGTTCACCATGCTCGAAGTGCTCTCTCTCTGTGAGGATGCCGATCTCTGTGAGGATGGCGATCTCTGTGAGGACAATACCTATCTCCGTGAGGATACCGATCTCTGTGAGGATGCCGATCTCCGTGAGGATGCCGAGCAATGGAGAGCAGAGTCCTGGCTAAGCACAGGGCTGTGCTCACAGGGTCCACAGGCAGATGAGTGTTCTCTTCTCCTGTAATCTTAACCTCTTACACAGAGGGAACTTGGCCTCCATAGAAAGACTCAGAATTGGTTATCCACATCTTTGTAGATTTCCAGGAAGGTGCTGGAGCGGGGTGAGGCTGACTTATATTCCACCTGCCTGCAGGATTGGCTTTACCAGTGCCCGGCGTCTGGCCAAGGATGGGTCGCATATGGTCAGCAGCGGCTGCAAACAGCAGATCATGCGGGGACATGCTCCACTGTGTGGCATGTGGGAAAGGCTGAGGACTGGCAAGGGCCAGGGGCCAAGGTGAGAGGTCAGGGAGTGGAAGGACAAGGAGAAGGAGGCCTAGAACTTTTGCTTCACAGAGCAGGCCTAGGAGAGGCAGGATGAGAGTGGGGGCTCAGGCCTTCTGCAAAGTGAGAGAACTCCACAGCTGAAGAATGTATCACGGAATGGGGGATACGCCAGGGGATTCCAGGAGAATGCGTTAAGTCTCAGGACTGCTGGGTCTAGCCTGATTGCTTTACCTTTCATTCTTGTTTGAGGTAGCAGTGTATCAGCAAGCTGTGCCTCGAGGTCCTGCACTCCTAGACTGCTTTGAAAAGAGTTCCCTCAGGCCATCCCCACCTTCTCCCACTCACTGTCTCATAGGCCTTGGGGTACCTTGGAGGTGTGGATTTCCTGGTGTGCATCACTGCAGTGAACCTTCTAGTGGGGAGCACTCTGGGAGCCAGTGAACCGGTGTGGGACAAGGTAAGAGACCAACCAAGAGGGCTGGGGCAGATACTAGCTCTGTACTGTAGTTACTGCATGGTGGGACTTCAGTCCCCTTCTTTCCTGAGCCATGATATAGTATGGCTTATCTTAAAATTTAGCCCCTACATTCTTCCTGCTTTGTTTTCCCACCCCTTACACACTTACTTGCTCCATGACTGTCTGAAGGAAGAATTGGTTCTTAGCTTAGAGTTTCACAGCATGTGTAGCTTTGCTTATTTATGGGCTGTGAGGATGTCGTGGTGGCCTAGAGGATAGGCATCTCTCACTGTATGGTGGCCGGGTAGAAGAGAAGGGAGCAGGTGCCTGCAGTAGTGGGTTTCCATATtttgtcttagtcaatgttctatagttgtgaagagacacaatgaccacgGCAGCTCTTATGTAGAAAACATTTAACCAGAGCTGGCTTATGGTTTGAAGTTCAGctcattttcatcatggcaggaagaagggcaacaggcaggcagacatgacgctggagaagtagctgagatttTCCATCCAGATTCCCatacaggaagagaaagggagacactggacctggcttgagctttGAAACCAAAGCCCACCCaaccagtgacacatttcctccaacaaggccacacctcctaatccttctcaagtagtgccacttcctgatgactaagcactcaaatacatgggcctgtttgtttgtttgttactcaaaccatcacactttTTACTCCATCCGGGCACTCAGTTTACAttgggtggtgctgcccacattcatgGCAGATCTTCTCTCGAGAATCTCCCTGGATATCCTCACAGACATATACAGGAATCTAAGTGTCTGCCAATGAATTAAGGTGAGAGCCAAGATTAACCAACCCATTGATTGAGCACTTGCTATGTGCTAGACACTGTTCCAGGCCCTGAGAAAATGGCTATGGACATATTAGGAAGAGTCTTATTGGGCAGTGCATTGCTCACTTTCGTTCCTCTTCGGGGATTTGATCACTCAGGACTGGGTCTATGGACTCAGACTTTCCGGGCACTATGAATCCACTCCTTAGCCTTAAGGATCAGGGAGAGATTGTAAAATGAACCTAAGTCATCCTAGAGTCTGGTATTCTCCCACTTCCTGTTCTATTAGGTCCTAGGGTTTGTTCCCGATTCTCTCAGATGAGATAGATGTGGATTGAGTCTCTTTACACCTGTCAGTATTTCCTGCTGTGTTCTAGGCACGGAGTCAAAGCTCTTTCTGCCTGCTGACCTTGGTGTGTTCTGCCCTCCCCAGCTTCAGTTTGATGATAGCATCTtcactcctctcctttctctctgcccttGGTTGAGTGTCCTTCACTCCATCCTCAGGGATGACCTGAAATTTGACCTGCCGGCAGCCACTGCTGAGCGTCCTCCCGGGCTCTTTAGCTTCCCTTCTAATGTCTCAGAAAGATCATTCGCCTGTGATCTCCAGGGCATCAGAATCAGAGTACAAATCCTATTCCCATCTGGGATTGGACAGCCTGAAGACTGTGTGCCCTTCCTGTGCTCGAAGATGCCAGCTACATTACTGGGGAGAATATTgtggtggctgactgttcctccCGGCTCTCAGGGAGTTGGAGGACTGACCACCCGAGGGTATTGGCCTAGCAGCTAAGGAGAGAGTCTGAAGTTTGGTTAGGTTAGCAACTTGAGGCTCACCTATGCTAGGCttaaggaagaaggaagctcatTAGTACTCTCATCTCCTGATTCTCCACAGGACCACTAGAGACTCAATGGACCTCACCAACATCTGAAGCTCTTGACATGAGGCTGTGAGCTTAAGAATTAGCGGGCTTGGCATTCTGGAAGAATCttaagggaaaggagaggaagctAAGGCCGTAAGGGGTCCAAAGCTTTCTCTGTAATTTGTGTTTTACAGCTCTTTCCTAAAATAAAATCAGATTTGTCCTCACCTCTGGATGCTCCTGGAAAGGGTAGAGTCAAGAGCAACAGAACAGGGCAGGCCTCTCCTGTCTGCTGTGGCAGACTGGAGATAGGGCAGAGGTGTGCTGACCCCTCTGCCTCAATTCAATGAGAGCAGAAGCAGCATTGCCTGTTTGCAGTGAGTGAGGGCCATCCAGAGGGAGAGTCTTGTTTCCAGACAGAGTATCGAGAAGAGGACTTTGCTTGTAACGGAGCAGTGTTCAAAGATGAAGTTTGGTGGCCCCGTGATGTATGTTTGGATAGGGGAGACTGCTGTTGGGAGAGGAGAGGCTGAGGAGCCATTACAGGTAAAAACGGGGTGTGCATGTCGGGGGAAGCTTTTACTCCACACGTGGTCCTTGTCTCCCTCTTGTCCAGAGCTGGTGAGGTGAGGGAGTGTCCCTAGCtattctgggggtggggatggggcagctGAAGAGCCAGTAGCTCTGACTTCATCTGCTGTGTCCCCAATGCCAAGGTCTCACAGCCTCCCCCTAGTGGCTTCCCTGGGCTGAGCAAGGATGCGGTCAGGTGTCTTCTCCCAGCCCTGCTCAGCCCTGAGTTTGCAGCTCAGGATTACAGGGTTGTGGATACTGCACACATCTGCTTTCTTGGGAGATTTAACCCCAGTATCTAGATGGTTCCAAGCAGGACCAAGACTCTTATTCTTGGGCTAATATctgaagagaaaaaaaccaaacaaaccagaaacaaaagaaaacaagatcgGTACTTCTGAGAGCTCCTGCTGGCTGGTGGTCATTTACTGGGGAGGAGGAAATAAAGTGCGATTAATAAAAGAAGGCTGTGGGCGGGGCTACTGCACTTACCCATCTTCAGCTGTTGGGGAGGGTGAGGGACCGGAGTCTGAATAACAAACCCTCCATTGGGTGTTAGTTTGTCCTATATTTGCATATTTCAGCTGGGGGCTCCAGCTGTCCTCACCCCAGGGACCACTGTTGCCCACAGTGGAGTGACTCCATGCTGAATTGGAACTGAAGAAGTGGTCTTGGGGTAGACTGGGTGGCTGGGCTAGAAAGGTGGACGTGAGATTTTATGGGCACTGGGTTCTGTGGGGTGAGGTGAATAGGGAAGGAAGTATCCAAGACTGTTGTGTTCTCCGTTAATAGACGGTAGACAAACTGGGCTAGATTGAACTAAGACATGTCCCTCTCTAGTTTGAATGCGTGATTTAAAATCCAACGGcaggattcccaggttcatgtaTCAGCAGTGTCTGGAGACTGAGCCCTTGGAGTTAATTAGCAGTAGATGAGCTGTGGGAATGGGCTTTACTCACAAAAGTCTCCAGTTTtagaatttctgttcttttaatCTTTAAAGGCTACAAGATCCTGCCCATCAATTCGGGAAATGTTCCTGCAAATCCCAGTGAATAAAAATGCCGTTTTATTACTGGGCTCAGAGAGGGTCTCTTGTCTGTGTTTTTATATCACTAGGATTTGAATTCAAGTTCTTCTGTTAGTCAGCCTTTCTGAAAAGTGACCTCAGGCCTCAGTCCAGCCCCCTCTCGCAGCGCATGGTCGTTTCTTTTGAAATCCCTGCTGGAGGAAGCctttggagcagaagtggtaaGAAGGGGTGAGAGTGAGTCAGGGAAGCGAGAGAAGCGGCTGTGAATCCCGTTACAGGCACAGATCAGGATCCAGAGGGCTGAGGCTCTTCAGCGCTCGTGCTCTGGAACAGACAGTTGGATCAAGGACACATGGATAATGATGAAAACAGGGACAGGATTTTAAGATTGAGAAGGACACTCTCAGGAATTGAAGTAGGCCAGAGAATTGGGCAGGTCTAAGGCTCAAAACCTCTAGGCCATGGAGAGTATCAACCCTTCATAGACTATTTGTTTGTGTCCCCTTCCCAGCATTCAGCATTTAGAGATCTCAGGCTTGCACCCAGCCTAAAGGTGGGGCTCTCTCAGTCATGCTCTATATTAGCTTCTTACAGATGCCAGTtttgatgcctctggcctcctcttTCACCCCATTCTCCTAATTCATCATGGAGGAAGATGCTGTAAGTCACAAGCCTGTCTCCTGCAGGTTCTCTAACTAGGAGTACAGCTTACTTCTCACACGTGAAACGTCTACTAACAACAGCAGGAAGAGGGCTTATCGGTGGCTTGTCACCTTCTGTCCATCAAGAGATTCAGAATTGGGGAATTATCAACCACTGTTTCCAACCAGAGAGGAAGATGCTGTTCCACTGTGCCCAATGGGAAGCAAGCAGCTCCCTCAGCCACATCTGAAATTAAAATGAGGGCCAGAGGATGTGAACAGGGCAGCAGACATGTCTGCAGTGGGTCTATCAGTAGCAGCAATTCCTGGGCTCAGATGTGTGCCAGGGACAGCACCCCAACCGTTGCTTTTGTGAAGCTCTGCACAGAATGAAACAATCGCTTCACTTCCCGCAAGGATTGGCATGGAGAAATGTCTGGAAGCTTTCAAGCTGCTAAATCTCAAATCTCCACTAATGGTTTGAGCAGTCCTGTGGCTGTCCCTCGGGGGTTACCAGAAGAAACCAGAGAATGGGAAGGATagaaaggcaggaagagaggatcaCAGAGAAAACCTTAATTAGCTAATCATGCATAAAGGAACTGGGTGTCTCTCAACAACTGAATGTTCTGTTTGCTACAAATAGAATTGCTTAAGTGCAATACAGTAAAAATTTTCCACCACAGT encodes:
- the Dhrs2l1 gene encoding uncharacterized protein LOC290217, with protein sequence MPISVRMAISVRTIPISVRIPISDWLYQCPASGQGWVAYGQQRLQTADHAGTCSTVWHVGKAEDWQGPGAKALGYLGGVDFLVCITAVNLLVGSTLGASEPVWDKDH